CCCACGCCCGTGGTGCTCGAGAACGACGTCGTACGGCTCGAACCACTCGCCCTGTCCCACGTCCCCGACCTGTTCGCCGCCGGAGGCGGGGACGACGACGTCTGGCGCTGGCTCCCCGTCGCGACGCCGCGCAGCGAGTCCGAACTGGCGCAGATCGCCCGGGACCTGGTGGCCGACGACGCGCACGTGCCCTTCGCGGTCGTCGTCCGGGAGAGCGGCCGGGCCGTCGGCTGGACCGCCTACGCCGACGTGCCCGGCTTCGCCGAGAGCATCGAGATCGGCTGGACCTGGTACGGCCGGTCGGTCTGGCGCACCGCCGTGAACACCTCCTGCAAGCTCCTGCTGATCGACCACGCCTTCGACAAGCTCGGCCACAACAGGGTGCTCCTCAAGACCGACGTGCTCAACACCCGCTCGCAGGACGCGATCCGCCGCATCGGCGGCGTGCACGAGGGCACGCTGCGGCGCCACCGCAGGCGGCCCGACGGCACCTGGCGCGACACCGTCTATTTCGGCATCCTCGAAGAGGAGTGGCCCGGGCACCGGGCCCGGCTGGGCGGCTAGCCGCGAGGCCGAACCGTTAGCCGGCGGGCCGAACCGCCGGTCGGGAGGCGGCGTCCTAGTGGACATGACTGACCGGCTGGGAGGCTACTGGCTCGGCGCCCGGCTCGGCGGGCGCGCCCACGAGGTCTACGACGAGCCGGGCGTCCGCCGGGTGCTCACCCGGCTGTCCCCGCCCCTGGACGCCGGCGACCGCGCCGCGGTCGAGGCTGCCGGGCGGGTGCGCTCCCTGCGGGTCGCCGCGCTGACCGATTCCCTCCTGGACGGCGCGACCCCGTACGTGGTCGGCGAGTACGTCGAGGGGCTGAGCGTGCGGGAGGCGGTGGCCCGGCACGGGCCCTTCGCCGGCGACGACCTCTACCGGCTGGCCACCGCCACGGCCACCGCCCTGGCCGCCGTGCACGAGGCGGGCACGGCGCACGGCAGGCTCACGCCGGACCGGGTGCTGCTGACCGCCGAGGGGCCGCGGGTCGTCGGGCTCGGCGTCCCGCCCCGTGACCGTACGCCGGCTGACGACGTACGCGACTGGGGCGAGCTGATGCTCCGCGCCGCCGGCGACTCGGCGGTGCCCGACCGATTATGCGTCGAACGGGCGCTGTCCGAGCTGGTCATGGCGGCGCGCGGCGACGATCCCGCGTGGCGGCCGGACGCGCGCCGGCTGCTGGTGTCGCTGCTCGACGCGCCCTCGTCGCAGCAGGGCACGCTCCTTCCGCCCGAGCCGGTGCACGACCCGCCGCTGGGGGCCCGCGCGGAGACGGTGTACCTCCGGCTGGATCGGACGGAGCAGGACCTGGCGCCGGAGATCTTCCTGCGGCTGGTCGGCCTGGACGCCGCCGGGATCGAGGGCCGCCGGGCCGCCGCCCGCGCCCGGCTGGTCTCCGGCCGCACGCCCGACCAGACCGCCGCCGTAGACCGGGTGCTGGCGGCGTACGAGGAGGAGGGCCTGCTCACCCGGGCCGGACCGCCGGACCTCGACCCTCACCCTCACCTCCCCGACCGGCCGCAGGTCACGTCGCACGACGGGCGCGGTGATGGTGACGGGCAGGGTGACGGGCCGGTGGTGGTGGCGTACGGGGCGCTGCTGCGGGCCTGGCCGCGGTTGCGCGAATGGGTGGACGCCGAGCGCGCCGGCCTGCCCGTGCACGAGGAGCTGGCCGCGGCGGCGCGGCGGTGGGAGGGGGACGGGTGGCGGGAGGCGGACCTGTTCCGGGGCGAGGCGCTGGACCGGGCGCTGGACTGGGCCGCGAACGGGCGGCGGCGGTTGACGCTGACATCGGTGGAGCGGGCGTTCCTGGACGCCGGGCTGACCCGGACCCGGCGGCAGGGGCGCCGCCGGCGGACGGCCGTGACGGCGCTGCTGTCGGCGGCGCTGGTGGTGACGCTGCTGGCCGTGGTGGCCGCCGTCAGGCGGGGCGGCGCCGCCGAGGAACGGCTGGAGACCGCGATGGCCAGGGTGGCGGCGTCCCGCGCCGATGAGCTGCGGCCGGGTCACCCGGTGGCGGCGAGCAGGCTCGCGCTGGCGGCGTGGCTGCTGTCACCCGTCGCCGAGGCTCGCGGCGCGCTGGCCCGGGCGGCGGCTGATCCGGCCGTGGACGTGTTCGCCGACCCGTACGCCGGCTCGGGGTCGGTGTACGCGCTCAGCCTCGACGGCGGCCGGCTGGCGGCGCTGGGTGACGGCGTGGTGCGCGTGTACGACGTGCGCTCGCGCCGGCAGGTGGCGCGGGCGGCGGCGCCGGCGCAGAGCGTCAGGGCCATGGCGTGGTCGCCCGACGGGCGGACGCTGGCGCTCGTGGGCGTCGACCGGTCGTACCTGTGGGACACGGCCTCGGACGCCGAGGTCGGGCCGCCGTTCGGGCGCGGTCTCGGGCCGCCGGGGCAGCAGGCGGCGTGGTTCAGCCCGGGCGGCAGGCTGCTGTTCGCGGCGGCGCGCCAGTCGGGCGAGCGGTGGGGCTGGGACCTGCGGGCCCGGCGGGCGGCCTTCGCCGGCGAGTACGCGGTGGTGGGGCCGGACGACCGGGTGGCGCTGGTGTTCGCGGGCAGGCGCTCGCAGCTCAGGCGGCTCGACACGGGTGCCCGCGTGGAACGGGCGTGGCTGGACAGGATGCCGTGGGAGTACACGACATTCGCGCCCGACGGTGAGCGGGTGGCCATCGCCGAGGAGAGCGGGGTGCAGATCTACGGCCTGGACGGCGTTCCGGCGTTGCCGGCGCGGCTGCGCCCGTCGCCCGGGGTGCCGCGGTTCAGCCCGGACGGCCGGCTGCTGGCCGCCACCGACAGCGCCCGGGTACGGCTGTGGCGGATCGCGGACGGCACGCTGCTCGTCGACCGGCCGATCCCGCCCGCCGCCGCGGACCGCCCCGCCCAGGCCGCACCCACGGCGGACGGCCGGTGGCTGCGCGTACTCGCCGGGCGGGGCACGGTCCTCACGCTGGACGCGGCGCACGCCGTGGACACGACGGACCCGGCACGGGTGGCGGCCTCGCTCTGCGCCCGCCACGGCGGCCCCTCCCCCGCCGAATGGGCCCGCCATCTCCCGGAGCTCCCCCACCGCGAGGTGTGCGGCGGCTGACGAGGGCGACGCCTCGCAGGAGGCTCCCGCGGGCCGGGCGCGGACTCGGTGTCCCTTGGCCGAGGGGTTGCGGACCCGCCGTCCCCTGACCGGGGGGCTGCGGACCCGGCGTCCCCTGGCCGAGGGGCTGCCGACCCGCCGTCCCCTGGCCGAGGGGCTGCGGACCCGGCGTCCCTACGGACGGGTGGCGCGGCGGCCGCCCGTGTCCGGGTCGCGGTCGAGCATGCCGGACAGGAGTTCGCGCATGGCCTCGCGGAGGTCGGCCCTGGACGGCGTGGTGCCGGCGCCGGCGACCGCGTCGAACATCATGCCCTCGCCGAACGCCACCACCTGGCGCGCGTGCCGCGCCGGGTCGCGGGAGCCGGCGGCGGCGAGGAGGGCGACGGCGGGGTCGCGGAAGCGGCGGCCGGCCCGGTCGTAGATCGCGCGCAGCTCCGGCCGCCTCGTCGCCTCCAGGGCGAGCTCGTAGCGAGCCAGGGTGCGCCGGCGGTCGGCGATCTGGACGCGCACCGCCTCGGCCAGCACGTCGGGAAGCTCCTCGCGGGACGGCAGGCCGCCGGTCATGGCGGGGGCCAGGGCGCGTTCCTCCAGGGAGGTGAGGCGGGCCAGGGTGAGTTCGAGCAGGGCCGCGCGGGTACGGGCCAGGTTGGAGGTGGATCCCGGTGGCAGGCCGGCGGCCTCGTCGACCGCCCGGTGCGTCAGCCCGCGCATCCCCCGCTCGGCCAGCAGCGTGATCGCCGCCTCCGCGACCGTGTCTGAACGCTTCACGGGCACCGATCCTACGCGTTCGACTACACCCGTAGTGAGGGCGGACTACGGGTGTAGTAGCGTGGGCGTACTACAGGCGTAGTGAAGAGGAGGCAGGGACATGCCGGAAGCAGTGGTGATCGGCGCAGGTGTGGGCGGGCTCGCGGCGGGCGTCGCGCTGCGCCGCGCGGGCTGGGACGTGACGGTGCTCGAACGCGCCGGACGGCTGGAGAACGTCGGTTCCGGGCTCGCCGTCGCGGCCAACGCGCTGCGGGCGCTCGACACGCTGGGGCTGGGCGACCGGGTGCGTGAGCTGTCCCGGGTGCAGGGCGAGCTGGGGGTGCGCCGGTGGGACGGCCGGTGGCTGGTGTCCACCACGGAGGACAGGGCGCGCGAGCTCTACGGCGACTCGGTGGTCCTCATGCCGCGCGCCACGCTCGTCGGGCTGCTCGCCGAGGCGCTGGGCGGGGAGCGGCTGCGGCTCGGCGTCGAGGTGACGGGGGTGGACGCGGACACCGGCACCGTGCGCACCTCACCGGCCGAGGGAGCGGACGGCGGGCGGACGGATGCCGGGCGAACGAATGCCGGGCGTGCGGGTGCCGGGCGTGCGGGTGCCGGGCGTGGAGCCGCCGGACACGAGGGGGTGGGTGAGGTGCGGGCCGATCTGGTCGTGGCCGCCGACGGGATCCACTCGGCGACGCGGCGCGCGCTCTTCCCCGGCCATCCCGGCCCGGTGTACTCCGGGGTGACGGCCTGGCGCGGGCTCGTGCCGCGCCCGGACGTGCCGGTGGCCAGCACGGAGACCTGGGGACGGGGGCTGGTCTTCGGCGCCCACCTGCTCGCCGGCGACCTCGTCTACTTCTACGCCACCGACGTCTCGCCCCCGGGCGCGGTGCACGCGGACGAGCGCGAGGAACTGCTGCGCAGGTTCGGCGGGTGGCACCAGCCGATCCCGGCGCTGCTGCGCGCGAGCGAGCGGGAACGGATTCTGCGCAACGACGTCCACCACTTCGCCGCTCCCCTGCCCGCCTTCCACCGGGGCCGGGTGGCTCTGCTGGGCGACGCCGCCCACCCGATGACCCCGAACCTCGGCCAGGGCGCCTGCCAGGCCATCGAGGACGCGGTCGTGCTCGCGCACGTGGCGGGCGAGGGCCGGGGGCTGGCGGCCTACACGGCCGCCAGGCTGGACCGGACGGCGGCCATCACCCGGCGCGGGGTGTCGATCTGCCGGGCGACCCGGCTGCGCAACCCCGTGGCGGTGCGCCTGCGCGACACCGGCATGAGTCTGGCCGCGCGGCTCAGGCCCGATCTGATGTTGCGCTCAATGGACGAGGTGCTGGGGTGGCGTCCACCGGCTTCGGCTGCGAATGGTCGGGAGCCAGCCGGCCCAGCGTGATCGTGCCGCCGATGGTGAGCGCCCCGGCGAGCAGCGCGGGAACGGCCGTGGACGGGCTCGCAGGCAGGGGCTCGCCCAGCAGGATGGCGCCGGCCAGCACGGAGGTGATCGGGTCGATGACCTGGACGCCCGCGTAGGCGATGCCGAAGTAGCCGACCGCGTAGGAGCGCTGCAGCAGCACCACCGCGCAGACCAGCAGCACCGGCACGGCGAGGGTGAACCAGTGCAGCAGCCTCCCGAGGTCACCCTCCAGGCCGCCGCCCACCACGCGGACGAACGTGGACACGCTCGCCGTCGTGGCGCCCGCCCCCACGGCGAGCAGCAGCGCCCGGCCGGGCCCGTGCAGCCGGTTGGCGAGGAGCTGCGCGACCAGCACGATCACGCCGATCACGCCGACGAAGCCGAGTGCGGCGCCGTCGCTCAGGCGCGGCGTGACGTTGTGGGACGGCACCAGCAGCATGAGCCAGAGCAGCCCCACGGCCACGGCGACCGACCCCAGGATCTCCGCCCGGTACGGCCGGCGCCCGTACATGAACGCGGCCAGCGGCACCGCGAACACGAGCGTGGCCACGCTGATCGGCTGCACGGCGACCAGCGGCGCCAGGCTCAGCGCCACGGCGTGCAGGCAGGCCCCGGTGAACCCGATCGCCCCGCCGATCCACCAGCGGGGGCGCCGCACCAGCTTGAGAGAGGCGCCCTGCGCCACGGCCTCGTACTGCTGTAACGCCGCCCCGAGCGCGTATCCCAACGCGCCCACGAGGGCGATGAGCATGCCGGCCCACGTCATCGGCGGCCGCGCAGGGGCATGGATCCTTCCAGGAGCATTGCCCCAGCCTAGAGGGCAGACGGCGCCGGGGAATCATCCTTTAGGCTGAACGTCCCCTTACGACCGGTCAGGGCAGACGCAGATGAGATGGCCCTCCGGGTCCTGCAGCACGACCCACCTGACGCCCTCGTCGGTCACGCCGGGCTGGAAGTCGGGCCTGGTGGCTCCGAGCGCCACGTACTCCTCGACGGC
This Nonomuraea muscovyensis DNA region includes the following protein-coding sequences:
- a CDS encoding DMT family transporter, producing the protein MLIALVGALGYALGAALQQYEAVAQGASLKLVRRPRWWIGGAIGFTGACLHAVALSLAPLVAVQPISVATLVFAVPLAAFMYGRRPYRAEILGSVAVAVGLLWLMLLVPSHNVTPRLSDGAALGFVGVIGVIVLVAQLLANRLHGPGRALLLAVGAGATTASVSTFVRVVGGGLEGDLGRLLHWFTLAVPVLLVCAVVLLQRSYAVGYFGIAYAGVQVIDPITSVLAGAILLGEPLPASPSTAVPALLAGALTIGGTITLGRLAPDHSQPKPVDATPAPRPLSATSDRA
- a CDS encoding TetR/AcrR family transcriptional regulator yields the protein MKRSDTVAEAAITLLAERGMRGLTHRAVDEAAGLPPGSTSNLARTRAALLELTLARLTSLEERALAPAMTGGLPSREELPDVLAEAVRVQIADRRRTLARYELALEATRRPELRAIYDRAGRRFRDPAVALLAAAGSRDPARHARQVVAFGEGMMFDAVAGAGTTPSRADLREAMRELLSGMLDRDPDTGGRRATRP
- a CDS encoding FAD-dependent monooxygenase, with product MPEAVVIGAGVGGLAAGVALRRAGWDVTVLERAGRLENVGSGLAVAANALRALDTLGLGDRVRELSRVQGELGVRRWDGRWLVSTTEDRARELYGDSVVLMPRATLVGLLAEALGGERLRLGVEVTGVDADTGTVRTSPAEGADGGRTDAGRTNAGRAGAGRAGAGRGAAGHEGVGEVRADLVVAADGIHSATRRALFPGHPGPVYSGVTAWRGLVPRPDVPVASTETWGRGLVFGAHLLAGDLVYFYATDVSPPGAVHADEREELLRRFGGWHQPIPALLRASERERILRNDVHHFAAPLPAFHRGRVALLGDAAHPMTPNLGQGACQAIEDAVVLAHVAGEGRGLAAYTAARLDRTAAITRRGVSICRATRLRNPVAVRLRDTGMSLAARLRPDLMLRSMDEVLGWRPPASAANGREPAGPA
- a CDS encoding nSTAND1 domain-containing NTPase, coding for MTDRLGGYWLGARLGGRAHEVYDEPGVRRVLTRLSPPLDAGDRAAVEAAGRVRSLRVAALTDSLLDGATPYVVGEYVEGLSVREAVARHGPFAGDDLYRLATATATALAAVHEAGTAHGRLTPDRVLLTAEGPRVVGLGVPPRDRTPADDVRDWGELMLRAAGDSAVPDRLCVERALSELVMAARGDDPAWRPDARRLLVSLLDAPSSQQGTLLPPEPVHDPPLGARAETVYLRLDRTEQDLAPEIFLRLVGLDAAGIEGRRAAARARLVSGRTPDQTAAVDRVLAAYEEEGLLTRAGPPDLDPHPHLPDRPQVTSHDGRGDGDGQGDGPVVVAYGALLRAWPRLREWVDAERAGLPVHEELAAAARRWEGDGWREADLFRGEALDRALDWAANGRRRLTLTSVERAFLDAGLTRTRRQGRRRRTAVTALLSAALVVTLLAVVAAVRRGGAAEERLETAMARVAASRADELRPGHPVAASRLALAAWLLSPVAEARGALARAAADPAVDVFADPYAGSGSVYALSLDGGRLAALGDGVVRVYDVRSRRQVARAAAPAQSVRAMAWSPDGRTLALVGVDRSYLWDTASDAEVGPPFGRGLGPPGQQAAWFSPGGRLLFAAARQSGERWGWDLRARRAAFAGEYAVVGPDDRVALVFAGRRSQLRRLDTGARVERAWLDRMPWEYTTFAPDGERVAIAEESGVQIYGLDGVPALPARLRPSPGVPRFSPDGRLLAATDSARVRLWRIADGTLLVDRPIPPAAADRPAQAAPTADGRWLRVLAGRGTVLTLDAAHAVDTTDPARVAASLCARHGGPSPAEWARHLPELPHREVCGG
- a CDS encoding GNAT family N-acetyltransferase, giving the protein MTAKLPTPVVLENDVVRLEPLALSHVPDLFAAGGGDDDVWRWLPVATPRSESELAQIARDLVADDAHVPFAVVVRESGRAVGWTAYADVPGFAESIEIGWTWYGRSVWRTAVNTSCKLLLIDHAFDKLGHNRVLLKTDVLNTRSQDAIRRIGGVHEGTLRRHRRRPDGTWRDTVYFGILEEEWPGHRARLGG